Proteins from a genomic interval of Bacteroidales bacterium:
- a CDS encoding PorV/PorQ family protein, which yields MMKKLYRKYLSAFIAIMLISPAMLFAGNKDRTGEAGASEILINPWGASSGWGNCNTASVRGIEGTFMNIAGTAFTKGTDVKFSYTFYVGQINLLTAGLSQQVGKTGVLSIYISNMAFGEIPIIHADDPDLPKGVYSPNSLNIGLAYAKVFSNSIYGGIQVKLINQSLYNLSATGVAFDVGIQYVTGKKDNLKFGITLKNWGPNMKFSGDGQSIRVNVSGKGENQFTLQIRSATYELPSQLLIGLSYDFITETEYRFTLAGTFISNAFAKDQIALGLEISLKEYLILRGGYTYEQGIFNFDTRTTLFSGPSCGLTVNIPVNKQTRNGFGLDYSYRFTNPFGGVHTVGVTVDF from the coding sequence ATGATGAAAAAATTATATAGAAAATATTTATCAGCTTTCATTGCAATCATGTTAATCAGTCCTGCCATGCTTTTTGCTGGAAATAAGGACCGTACCGGGGAAGCTGGCGCATCCGAAATATTAATTAACCCTTGGGGAGCAAGCTCCGGATGGGGTAACTGTAATACTGCTTCGGTACGCGGTATTGAAGGTACTTTTATGAATATTGCAGGAACAGCCTTTACAAAAGGTACGGATGTAAAATTCTCTTATACCTTTTATGTAGGTCAAATTAACTTATTAACTGCGGGGCTCAGCCAGCAAGTTGGTAAAACAGGCGTTCTCAGTATATATATATCTAATATGGCTTTCGGAGAAATTCCAATCATACATGCAGATGACCCTGATTTACCAAAAGGAGTTTATTCTCCAAATTCTTTAAATATTGGTCTTGCTTATGCTAAAGTCTTCTCCAATAGTATTTATGGAGGTATTCAAGTTAAACTTATTAACCAAAGCTTATATAACTTATCTGCTACCGGAGTTGCTTTTGACGTCGGTATACAATATGTTACAGGTAAAAAAGATAATTTGAAATTCGGTATTACTCTTAAAAATTGGGGCCCTAACATGAAATTTTCCGGTGACGGACAATCCATTCGTGTTAATGTTTCCGGTAAAGGTGAAAACCAGTTTACTCTTCAAATCAGATCGGCAACTTATGAATTACCTTCTCAATTGTTGATAGGACTGTCTTACGACTTTATTACAGAAACCGAATATAGATTTACTCTCGCAGGTACATTTATTTCTAATGCATTTGCAAAAGATCAAATAGCTCTCGGTTTAGAAATATCTCTTAAAGAATATCTCATCCTTCGTGGCGGATATACTTATGAACAAGGTATTTTTAACTTCGATACAAGAACAACATTGTTCTCAGGTCCAAGTTGCGGTCTAACGGTTAATATTCCTGTTAATAAACAAACTCGTAACGGCTTTGGCTTAGACTATAGTTACAGGTTTACTAATCCTTTCGGAGGCGTACATACAGTTGGCGTAACAGTCGATTTTTAG
- the greA gene encoding transcription elongation factor GreA has protein sequence MMAEVKYFTAEGLKRLKDELQYLISVERPEISRRIAEARDKGDLSENSEYDSAKDAQGMLEIKIAQMQETLGMAQIIDESKLDGDKVLILSKVTIKNLTTLKVMEYTIVPENEANMKEMKISVASPIAKGLLGKCIGEIVEINVPVGLIKFEIINICR, from the coding sequence ATTATGGCAGAAGTGAAATATTTTACAGCTGAAGGTCTGAAAAGATTAAAAGACGAATTACAGTATCTTATTTCTGTTGAAAGACCTGAAATATCACGTAGAATTGCAGAAGCTCGCGATAAAGGTGATCTCTCCGAAAATTCGGAATATGATTCTGCTAAGGATGCTCAAGGTATGCTTGAGATTAAAATTGCCCAAATGCAAGAAACCCTTGGTATGGCTCAAATTATCGATGAAAGTAAATTGGATGGAGATAAAGTCCTTATCCTTAGTAAAGTTACTATTAAAAACCTTACTACACTTAAAGTAATGGAATATACTATAGTTCCTGAAAACGAAGCCAATATGAAAGAAATGAAAATCTCAGTAGCCTCTCCTATTGCTAAGGGGCTTCTCGGAAAATGTATTGGCGAAATTGTAGAAATTAATGTTCCCGTAGGCTTAATCAAATTTGAAATTATTAATATCTGTAGATAA
- a CDS encoding HIT family protein, producing the protein MASIFSKIITGDIPSYKIAENEYCYAFLDINPLTEGHTLVVPKKEIDYLFDVEDPLYAELFLFSKKIAKALKEVFKCERVGMAVLGFDVNHAHIHLVPMNKLSDLDFSKEKLKLNSEQFQEIATKIINTL; encoded by the coding sequence ATGGCTTCAATATTCTCAAAAATAATAACGGGCGATATCCCAAGCTATAAAATAGCTGAAAATGAATATTGCTACGCTTTCTTAGATATAAATCCTCTTACGGAAGGTCATACTCTGGTTGTACCTAAAAAGGAAATTGATTATTTATTTGATGTTGAGGATCCTTTGTATGCTGAGCTATTTTTATTCTCTAAAAAAATAGCAAAAGCTCTTAAGGAAGTTTTTAAATGCGAAAGGGTTGGAATGGCAGTTCTCGGCTTTGATGTTAATCATGCACATATTCATCTTGTGCCGATGAATAAACTTTCCGATCTTGATTTTTCTAAGGAAAAATTAAAATTAAATTCGGAACAATTTCAAGAAATAGCAACAAAAATAATTAATACTCTGTAG
- a CDS encoding amidophosphoribosyltransferase → MSEPIKHECGIAFIRLLKPIDYYKNKYGTYFYALNKMHLLMEKQHNRGQDGAGLACIKFDLPPGIQYIDRLRSNDQAPIKDLFKRVFSQLNNALQENSNKNLEDTTILKEVLPFVGETYLGHLRYGTYGKNDIHNLHPVMRKNNWKTRNLVLAGNFNLTNIPELFSHLEEIGQYPQRTSDTVTILEKIGHFLDDENEKLYRQFKKDGINKFDATKLIIENIDILSILQRSTKKWDGGYVIGGMFGHGDSFILRDPAGIRPAYYYIDDEVVVAASERPVIQTTFNVKVEDIHELLPGQTLIVKYNGNVIIDYFVEKEAVNPSPCSFERIYFSRGTDKDIYRERKLLGKYLSKTLLEKIDYDIKNTIFSYIPNTAVDAYYGLMDELNSYCDNLKYEQICAEGREICTEKLKEILDFHPRFEKVAVKDIKLRTFITEDSERDDLVAHVYDTTYGIVKEDIDNLVIVDDSIVRGTTLRQSIIKILDRLGPKHIIIGSSAPQIRYPDCYGIDMAKLSDFVAFNAAISLLKERNMQYIIEKVYNDIIRAKENNSLMETNYVKQIYEPFTTEEISAKISQIVKPKDCNAKVTVVFQSIESLHKACPNNHGDWYFTGNFPTPGGNRVSNLAFVNYYQGKNMRAY, encoded by the coding sequence ATGAGTGAACCTATTAAACATGAATGTGGTATTGCATTTATTCGGTTATTAAAACCTATTGATTATTATAAGAATAAGTACGGAACTTATTTTTATGCTCTTAACAAGATGCATCTATTAATGGAAAAGCAACACAATCGCGGACAAGATGGGGCTGGTTTGGCTTGTATTAAATTCGATTTACCTCCTGGCATTCAATATATTGACAGATTACGTTCTAATGACCAGGCTCCTATTAAGGATTTGTTTAAGAGAGTTTTTTCTCAGCTTAATAATGCTTTACAGGAAAATTCTAATAAAAATCTAGAAGATACAACTATTTTAAAGGAAGTTTTACCTTTCGTAGGTGAAACTTATTTGGGACATTTACGTTACGGGACTTACGGCAAAAACGATATACATAACCTTCATCCTGTGATGAGAAAGAATAACTGGAAAACGAGAAATCTCGTGTTAGCCGGTAATTTCAATTTAACAAACATTCCTGAGTTGTTTTCTCATTTGGAAGAAATAGGTCAATATCCTCAAAGAACATCGGATACCGTTACTATTCTTGAAAAAATCGGGCATTTTTTGGATGATGAAAACGAAAAATTATATAGACAATTTAAAAAAGACGGTATTAATAAATTTGATGCCACTAAATTAATTATTGAAAATATTGATATTCTGTCTATATTACAGCGTTCAACAAAGAAATGGGACGGCGGTTATGTTATCGGAGGAATGTTCGGCCACGGTGATTCTTTCATTCTAAGAGATCCCGCCGGTATCAGACCTGCTTATTATTATATTGATGATGAGGTTGTTGTTGCAGCATCAGAGAGACCGGTAATTCAAACTACTTTTAATGTTAAAGTAGAGGATATTCATGAATTGCTCCCGGGACAAACTTTAATTGTTAAGTATAACGGAAATGTTATTATTGATTATTTTGTTGAAAAGGAAGCAGTGAATCCTTCTCCTTGTTCATTTGAAAGAATTTATTTCTCCCGCGGGACGGATAAAGATATTTATAGAGAAAGGAAGTTATTAGGAAAGTATCTGAGTAAGACTTTACTGGAAAAGATTGATTACGACATTAAAAACACAATATTTTCTTATATTCCTAATACGGCTGTAGACGCTTATTACGGATTAATGGATGAGTTAAATTCGTATTGCGATAATTTGAAGTATGAACAGATTTGTGCCGAAGGAAGAGAGATTTGTACTGAAAAATTGAAAGAGATTTTAGATTTTCATCCCCGTTTTGAAAAAGTTGCAGTAAAAGATATTAAGTTGCGAACTTTTATTACCGAAGATTCCGAACGCGACGATCTTGTTGCCCACGTTTATGATACTACTTACGGTATTGTAAAAGAAGACATTGATAACTTAGTAATTGTGGACGATTCCATTGTAAGGGGAACGACTCTAAGGCAAAGTATTATTAAAATATTAGACAGACTTGGTCCTAAACATATAATAATAGGTTCTTCCGCTCCACAAATAAGATATCCCGATTGTTACGGTATAGATATGGCTAAATTATCTGATTTTGTTGCCTTTAATGCTGCAATATCTTTATTAAAAGAGCGCAACATGCAATATATTATTGAAAAAGTTTACAATGATATTATAAGGGCTAAAGAAAATAATAGTTTAATGGAAACTAATTACGTAAAACAGATTTACGAACCGTTTACGACCGAGGAAATTTCCGCAAAAATAAGTCAGATTGTCAAGCCTAAAGATTGCAACGCAAAAGTTACTGTAGTATTTCAATCCATTGAGAGTTTACACAAAGCATGCCCAAATAACCACGGTGATTGGTATTTTACCGGTAATTTTCCTACGCCCGGAGGTAACAGGGTGTCGAATCTTGCTTTTGTAAATTATTATCAAGGAAAAAATATGAGAGCATATTAA
- a CDS encoding NAD kinase: MQLIAVYGKEILNENLGFLQKIVDRVEAEGYQLTFFSDFYKKISASITFKNEVKTFTSNVDLNSGVKFLFSIGGDGTMLESARITKNLNIPVLGFNLGRMGFLSIVKQNNIDDVLDELFNNKYIVEERTLVKLEDENNCFNGNNFALNEVCFLRKNPYSLLTIKVWINDIFLNRYWSDGLIVATPTGSTAYSLSCGGPILDPKVDSFVLSPIASHNLTVSPIVIPDDSIIKVCVECRDPEFCVNVDYVSKIFKSGSEFIVKKNDFRFKLIQPFSINFFNTIRDKLNWGIDVRN; this comes from the coding sequence ATGCAGTTGATAGCCGTATATGGTAAAGAAATTTTAAATGAGAATCTGGGTTTTTTACAAAAAATTGTAGATAGAGTAGAAGCCGAAGGCTATCAGTTAACTTTTTTTTCAGATTTTTATAAAAAAATCTCTGCTTCCATTACCTTTAAAAATGAAGTAAAGACATTTACATCTAATGTTGATCTGAATTCCGGTGTAAAATTTTTATTTTCAATTGGTGGCGACGGAACAATGCTCGAATCTGCAAGAATAACAAAAAATCTGAATATTCCGGTTTTAGGTTTTAACCTCGGAAGAATGGGGTTTCTTTCCATCGTTAAGCAAAACAATATTGATGATGTTTTAGATGAATTATTTAACAATAAATATATTGTTGAAGAAAGAACTTTAGTTAAGTTGGAAGATGAAAATAATTGCTTTAATGGCAATAATTTCGCTTTAAACGAAGTCTGTTTTTTGCGAAAGAACCCGTATTCATTATTAACTATAAAAGTTTGGATTAATGATATTTTTTTAAATAGATATTGGTCAGACGGACTTATTGTCGCAACACCTACAGGTTCAACTGCTTATTCTTTAAGTTGCGGCGGACCAATCCTTGACCCAAAAGTCGATAGCTTTGTACTAAGCCCCATCGCATCACACAATTTAACTGTTAGTCCGATCGTTATTCCTGATGATAGTATTATTAAGGTGTGTGTTGAATGCCGCGATCCGGAATTTTGCGTAAATGTTGATTATGTATCCAAAATCTTTAAAAGCGGTAGCGAGTTTATTGTGAAAAAAAACGATTTCAGATTTAAACTTATTCAACCTTTCAGCATAAACTTCTTTAATACAATTAGAGATAAATTAAATTGGGGAATTGATGTCAGAAATTAA
- a CDS encoding DUF6089 family protein produces the protein MKINKLILIFLLLVTAFSCFGQRMEVGVNGGASYYLGDINPGKHFIESDYTFGLYYRYNFTKRISLKVSGNYLRLHSADEKTKEDLIRNAWFKSDMIDISLLGEINFLPFFIGAKQHIWTPYLTGGFSIGLPMNIEGGFLNDEFTFNNEGLYSERESVGQKNSIIPNLVIGFGIKVSLSKKVGIHVEWVMHKTFVDWIDGIYYYDNYDFFDRNNILYVCNTTNTDWYSMFQLGLSYKFEMPKKKKCLEHLNNF, from the coding sequence ATGAAGATAAACAAACTGATATTAATATTCTTGCTGTTGGTTACCGCTTTTTCTTGTTTCGGACAAAGGATGGAAGTAGGAGTCAATGGCGGTGCAAGCTATTATCTCGGTGATATTAACCCCGGAAAACACTTTATTGAATCGGATTATACTTTCGGACTTTATTATAGATATAATTTTACCAAAAGAATTTCATTGAAAGTCTCAGGTAATTATTTAAGACTACATAGTGCAGATGAAAAAACCAAAGAAGACTTAATTAGAAATGCATGGTTTAAGTCCGATATGATTGATATTAGTTTACTTGGTGAAATTAATTTTCTTCCTTTCTTTATTGGTGCAAAGCAGCATATATGGACTCCGTATCTTACAGGTGGGTTCAGCATTGGGCTCCCGATGAATATTGAAGGAGGTTTCTTAAATGATGAGTTTACCTTTAATAATGAAGGTTTATATAGCGAAAGAGAATCTGTCGGACAAAAAAATTCAATTATACCGAATTTGGTTATAGGATTCGGTATTAAAGTCTCTTTATCAAAAAAAGTAGGAATTCATGTAGAATGGGTTATGCACAAAACATTTGTAGATTGGATTGATGGAATTTACTATTATGACAATTATGATTTTTTCGACAGAAATAATATTTTATATGTATGTAATACTACCAATACGGATTGGTATTCAATGTTTCAACTAGGATTATCTTATAAATTTGAAATGCCGAAAAAGAAAAAATGTTTAGAACATTTGAATAATTTCTGA
- the uppS gene encoding di-trans,poly-cis-decaprenylcistransferase — translation MMKEKSLPKHIAIIMDGNGRWATAQGKDRSYGHYKGADSVDEAIQACMSKDIPYLTLYAFSKENNNRPKGEVDGLMKLAIDAVNDNIERLKENEIRVRIIGDLNKMLPEVVEKYKWCMEETKNYSKLTLILAYNYSSRDEITRATQKIAQDIIENKISVNDINEELISNYLDTKDFPDPDMIVRTGGEKRLSNFLLWQASYAELFVTDILWPDFKKEDLISAIDDYMNRERRFGLVINKNDENEK, via the coding sequence ATGATGAAAGAAAAATCTTTACCAAAACATATCGCTATTATAATGGATGGCAACGGCAGATGGGCAACGGCACAGGGCAAAGATCGTAGTTACGGTCACTATAAAGGAGCCGATTCCGTTGACGAAGCTATCCAAGCTTGCATGTCTAAAGATATCCCTTATCTTACTTTATACGCTTTCTCTAAAGAAAACAACAATAGACCTAAAGGCGAAGTTGATGGTCTTATGAAACTGGCAATTGATGCGGTTAATGATAATATTGAACGCTTGAAAGAAAATGAAATCAGAGTCAGAATTATCGGTGACCTAAACAAAATGTTACCCGAAGTTGTTGAAAAATATAAATGGTGCATGGAGGAAACTAAAAATTATAGCAAGCTTACTTTAATTCTTGCGTATAATTATTCTTCCCGCGACGAGATCACACGCGCTACTCAAAAAATAGCTCAAGATATAATCGAAAATAAAATCTCTGTTAATGATATTAACGAAGAATTAATATCAAACTATTTAGATACAAAAGATTTCCCGGATCCGGATATGATTGTTCGTACCGGTGGGGAAAAACGACTTAGCAATTTCTTGCTCTGGCAGGCTTCTTACGCCGAATTATTCGTTACGGATATCCTTTGGCCGGATTTTAAAAAAGAAGATCTGATTAGTGCAATAGACGATTATATGAATAGAGAAAGAAGATTCGGTTTAGTGATTAATAAAAATGATGAAAATGAAAAATAG
- a CDS encoding outer membrane protein assembly factor BamA, producing MKNRLLLILFFAVLISTELYSQVTFSSELDNINYNRPKEYTIGGISVSGVKYLDENVLKMISGLRVGDKITVPGDQISNAIKNLWKQNLFADISITATSIVDDQIFLNIYMEEKPRLSKFAFKGISKSDADNLRDEMKIVRGDVVNDNMLMKVNNTISSYYSKKGFYNVNVDILQEKDTAEINSLILTFVVDKNNKVRISNINISGNDFLDDSQVKMTLKETKQKGSFTALSYIDTLFISTVKKSITFDYGEILYNIGKYAVQNTNIRLFKSSKFVEDKWEEDKLRLIEKYNSQGFRDFKILRDSVYFSEDRQSLVLDIDVSEGQRYYFRNITWVGNTKYTADELNSVLKIKKGDVYNKKELDANLNFNLTGMDVSSLYMDDGYLFFRVNPMEVLVENDSIDIVIQIVEGNQANINKVKLYGNSKTNDFVAMREIRTRPGDLFSRSNIIRSQRELASLGYFNAETITPDVQQNPMDGTVDVIYTVEETSSDQLELSLGWGYSRLIGTIGVKFSNFSLRNIFKKEAWRPVPVGDGQSLSFRFQTYGKQYINLSASFTEPWLGRKKPNAFSTTYYYSRYTNGLAKTKEGFGSFQQHAVILGLGKRLQWPDDFFTLYQSISLIHYNINNMDVFDNGMTDGFFYNFSYGITLSRNSTDQPYYPRRGSDISLSLKLTPPYSLFSQKTSSDYEAMDAADRYKWIEYHKWDFRAAYYQKLIGDLVLMVRLRYGFLGSYNSELGITPFERYYLGGDGLSGAYNYDGRELIGFRGYSSESLSPNSGGTVYNKNTLELRYPISLNPNATIYALLFLESGNSWASIKNFSPFDTYRSAGVGVRVFMPMFGLLGLDWGYGFDPVPGNSSAGGSQFHFSINGSID from the coding sequence ATGAAAAATAGGCTACTTTTAATATTGTTCTTTGCTGTTTTGATAAGTACCGAATTATATTCGCAAGTCACTTTCTCAAGCGAATTGGATAATATAAATTACAACAGGCCAAAAGAATATACTATTGGTGGAATCTCCGTATCCGGTGTTAAATACCTTGATGAAAATGTGCTGAAAATGATTTCCGGACTTAGAGTAGGAGACAAAATTACCGTTCCCGGAGATCAGATTTCAAACGCAATTAAAAATTTGTGGAAACAAAATTTGTTCGCAGATATTTCTATTACTGCTACATCTATTGTTGATGATCAAATTTTCTTGAATATCTACATGGAAGAAAAACCAAGACTTTCCAAGTTTGCTTTCAAAGGAATAAGTAAATCCGATGCCGATAACCTGCGTGATGAAATGAAGATTGTGAGAGGCGATGTGGTTAATGATAATATGTTGATGAAAGTTAATAATACAATTTCTTCATATTATTCCAAAAAGGGTTTTTATAATGTTAATGTTGATATCCTTCAAGAAAAAGATACTGCCGAAATTAACAGCCTTATACTTACTTTCGTTGTCGATAAAAATAATAAAGTTAGAATCAGTAATATAAACATATCCGGAAATGATTTTCTTGATGATTCACAGGTTAAAATGACATTAAAGGAAACCAAACAAAAAGGTAGTTTTACCGCTTTATCATATATTGATACGCTTTTTATTTCGACGGTAAAGAAATCTATTACTTTCGACTACGGTGAAATATTATATAATATAGGGAAATATGCAGTCCAAAATACTAATATTCGTTTATTTAAAAGTTCGAAATTCGTTGAGGATAAATGGGAAGAAGATAAATTACGTTTAATCGAAAAATATAATTCGCAAGGATTTAGAGATTTTAAAATATTGAGAGACTCCGTATATTTTTCCGAAGATAGACAAAGCCTTGTTTTGGACATAGATGTATCTGAAGGACAAAGATATTACTTTAGAAATATTACCTGGGTTGGAAATACTAAATATACCGCTGATGAACTTAATTCTGTTCTGAAAATTAAAAAAGGCGACGTATATAATAAGAAAGAACTTGATGCTAATCTGAATTTTAACTTGACGGGAATGGATGTTAGTTCTTTGTATATGGACGACGGATATCTTTTCTTTAGAGTTAACCCAATGGAAGTTCTTGTGGAAAACGATTCTATTGATATTGTTATCCAAATTGTTGAAGGTAATCAAGCTAATATCAATAAAGTTAAACTTTATGGAAACTCCAAAACCAATGATTTTGTTGCTATGCGTGAGATACGTACTCGTCCGGGTGATTTGTTCAGCCGCTCAAATATCATACGCTCGCAAAGAGAATTAGCAAGCTTGGGATATTTCAATGCCGAAACAATTACTCCCGATGTTCAGCAAAATCCGATGGACGGAACCGTTGATGTTATTTATACAGTTGAAGAAACTTCTTCCGACCAACTTGAACTTTCTTTAGGATGGGGTTACAGTAGACTTATCGGTACTATCGGTGTTAAGTTCTCCAACTTCTCTTTAAGAAATATATTTAAAAAAGAAGCCTGGCGACCGGTTCCTGTCGGTGACGGACAATCTTTATCCTTTAGATTTCAAACTTACGGAAAACAATATATTAATTTAAGCGCATCATTTACCGAACCATGGCTCGGAAGGAAAAAACCTAATGCGTTTAGTACTACTTACTATTATTCCCGCTATACTAACGGGCTCGCTAAAACAAAAGAAGGTTTTGGCTCTTTCCAGCAACATGCCGTGATTTTAGGTTTAGGAAAAAGATTACAATGGCCGGATGATTTCTTTACTTTGTATCAATCAATTTCACTAATACATTATAATATTAATAATATGGATGTGTTTGATAACGGAATGACTGACGGGTTCTTTTATAATTTTTCATACGGAATAACCCTTTCGAGAAATTCTACCGACCAACCGTATTATCCTCGCAGAGGTTCCGATATTTCTTTGAGTTTGAAACTAACTCCGCCGTATTCTCTTTTCTCGCAAAAAACATCAAGCGATTATGAGGCAATGGATGCTGCCGACAGATATAAATGGATTGAATATCACAAATGGGATTTCAGAGCTGCTTATTATCAAAAATTAATAGGAGATTTAGTTTTGATGGTAAGGCTTAGATACGGTTTCCTCGGTAGCTATAACAGCGAACTTGGAATTACTCCATTTGAAAGATATTATCTCGGTGGTGACGGACTTTCCGGTGCATATAATTATGACGGACGCGAACTTATCGGCTTTAGAGGTTATTCAAGCGAAAGTTTAAGTCCTAATTCCGGCGGTACGGTTTATAATAAAAATACACTTGAATTAAGATATCCTATTTCCCTGAATCCTAATGCAACCATCTATGCTTTATTATTCTTGGAATCAGGTAATTCATGGGCTTCAATTAAAAACTTCAGTCCGTTCGATACCTATCGTTCTGCAGGAGTTGGCGTACGTGTATTTATGCCGATGTTCGGCTTATTAGGTCTTGACTGGGGTTACGGATTTGATCCGGTTCCCGGAAATTCGAGCGCAGGCGGAAGTCAATTCCATTTCTCAATTAACGGATCTATTGATTAA
- a CDS encoding OmpH family outer membrane protein, protein MKRYFLVIVLAIFSMSLSAQKFAYVDTDYILSKIPEFNDAQAQLDDMANLWQKEIEAKFSEVDKMYKDYQANRVLYPEEMRQKKENEILAKEKQIKEFQQSKFGTEGELYKKRQELIKPIQERVYNAIQDVAEKNNYAIIFNKADGVTMIYTSAKYDISDDILDNLGYSY, encoded by the coding sequence ATGAAACGTTATTTTTTAGTAATAGTATTAGCAATTTTTAGTATGAGCCTTAGCGCTCAGAAATTTGCTTATGTAGATACGGATTATATCTTATCTAAAATTCCGGAATTTAATGATGCACAAGCCCAATTGGACGATATGGCTAATTTATGGCAAAAAGAAATCGAAGCTAAATTTTCAGAAGTCGATAAAATGTACAAAGACTATCAGGCTAACAGAGTTTTATATCCTGAAGAAATGAGACAAAAAAAAGAAAATGAAATCTTAGCCAAAGAAAAACAGATTAAAGAATTTCAGCAATCTAAATTCGGTACCGAAGGCGAACTTTATAAAAAGCGCCAGGAATTGATAAAGCCGATTCAAGAAAGAGTTTATAATGCTATTCAAGATGTTGCCGAGAAAAACAATTATGCAATAATATTTAATAAAGCCGACGGAGTTACTATGATTTATACTAGTGCAAAGTATGATATTAGTGATGATATCTTGGATAATTTAGGATATTCATATTAA
- a CDS encoding OmpH family outer membrane protein, with protein sequence MRKVLILAAALICCFSTVDLQAQKANKFGHVDFAALFELMPEQEKIRKDYEEFYKTIEGQLIAMQQELQSKYTAYQQSQASMSDIIRETKEREIVDLQTRIEEFQVSGQKRLADKETELMQPLIDKAKKAVEDVAKENGYTYIFNSTEGLLLYAEPSDNVMNLVKKKLGL encoded by the coding sequence ATGAGAAAAGTATTAATCCTCGCAGCAGCCTTAATTTGCTGCTTTTCTACAGTAGATTTGCAAGCTCAAAAAGCAAACAAATTCGGTCATGTTGATTTTGCCGCATTATTCGAATTAATGCCCGAACAAGAAAAAATCAGAAAAGATTATGAAGAATTCTATAAGACAATTGAAGGACAATTAATTGCTATGCAACAAGAACTTCAATCAAAATATACTGCTTATCAACAAAGTCAAGCGAGTATGTCTGATATTATTAGAGAAACTAAGGAAAGAGAAATTGTAGATTTACAAACTCGTATTGAAGAATTTCAAGTTTCCGGTCAAAAAAGATTAGCTGATAAAGAAACCGAGCTTATGCAGCCCTTGATTGACAAAGCTAAAAAGGCTGTTGAAGATGTTGCTAAAGAAAACGGATATACTTATATATTTAATAGTACGGAAGGCTTATTACTTTATGCAGAGCCGTCTGATAATGTTATGAACTTAGTTAAAAAGAAATTAGGTCTTTAA